In one Methanobrevibacter arboriphilus genomic region, the following are encoded:
- the cysE gene encoding serine O-acetyltransferase, translating to MFKRIKEDLLMVHIRDPAARSSFEIFFCYSGIHAIWYHLISHYLWNHGHYFSARLIASINRFFTGIEIHPAAKVGRRVFIDHGMGVVIGETAEIGDDVLMYQGVVLGGTSTVKEKRHPTVGNGVVIGSGALVIGNIYLGNGSKIGAGSVVLKDVPMGSTVVGVPGRVVHEKRKCAMDQEHQKLPDPVEEKLEKLVEKQEYLEKEIESLKKNK from the coding sequence ATGTTTAAAAGAATTAAAGAAGATTTATTAATGGTGCATATTAGAGATCCTGCAGCAAGAAGCTCATTTGAAATTTTCTTCTGCTATTCTGGAATACATGCTATTTGGTATCACTTAATTTCTCATTATTTATGGAATCATGGTCATTATTTCTCAGCAAGACTTATTGCATCTATAAATAGATTTTTTACAGGTATTGAGATTCATCCAGCTGCTAAAGTTGGCCGCAGGGTTTTTATTGATCATGGAATGGGTGTGGTTATTGGTGAAACTGCAGAAATAGGGGACGATGTTTTAATGTATCAAGGTGTTGTGCTTGGTGGAACAAGTACAGTTAAAGAAAAAAGACATCCTACTGTTGGTAATGGTGTTGTTATTGGATCAGGTGCACTTGTAATTGGTAATATATATCTCGGTAATGGTTCAAAGATTGGAGCAGGTTCTGTTGTTTTAAAAGATGTTCCTATGGGCTCAACTGTTGTAGGTGTTCCAGGAAGAGTTGTTCATGAAAAAAGAAAGTGTGCAATGGATCAAGAACATCAAAAACTTCCTGATCCAGTTGAAGAAAAATTAGAAAAGCTTGTTGAAAAACAAGAATATTTAGAAAAAGAAATTGAATCCCTTAAAAAAAATAAATAA
- a CDS encoding DUF7411 family protein: MTRIVGLQGLFNGNILHLMLKSLKSNFKSFKKDYISGIFLLSDNSYIYNDKFCNISSKDDYNLGIGSNYSDKFKINESQPIRYKSIVLAFDGIIYNINELNNLLDSNINNNYINNINNTNNNHINNKSHINNKNNTNNNHINNINNTNNNSINNSDIDNNFNKNNNIDNNYTNSSFTKDCLNENEDKNLNHGLLLSKIMYKFLQEHSNLKEAIIKSIKIIDGEYSFAVFDGENLGIARDSIGIKPLYYHINNNSFNSFSSEKKALWKIGIKDSEIKSLKPGYILYNWDLIAPKNNPWDNDYYNLYNGNISKFNISKNQNNELKYLDINKMSYDEIKYSLINLLTYSTYKRVLNTDKVGLIFSGGVDSTILATLLKNISDDISVNLYTVGVESSEDLKYAKKVAKSLDFPIKTTIIDETLVRESLNPVLDAIEEPNLMKIGVGMTLYLATKMASNDGISITLAGQGADELFGGYYKYLTTFKEKGPEFTQKSMIHDIEYGYDVNFERDDKIATFNGVDLRVPYLDEKLVNFALKIPIKYKINSDEDLLRKRILRDIAIDIGIDKEIAERPKKAAQYGSGIHKILIKKVLKDIDLNKKIDEIRNNYLK, translated from the coding sequence ATGACTAGGATAGTTGGATTACAAGGATTATTTAATGGAAATATTTTGCATCTCATGCTAAAATCATTAAAATCTAACTTTAAATCTTTTAAAAAAGATTATATTTCTGGAATATTTCTTTTATCAGATAATAGCTATATTTATAATGATAAATTCTGTAATATTTCTTCTAAAGATGATTATAATTTAGGAATTGGTTCTAACTATTCTGATAAGTTTAAAATTAATGAATCGCAACCTATTCGTTATAAAAGCATTGTTTTAGCTTTTGATGGAATAATTTATAATATAAATGAATTGAATAATTTATTGGATAGTAATATTAATAATAACTATATTAACAATATTAATAACACTAATAATAACCATATTAATAATAAAAGCCATATTAATAATAAAAATAACACTAATAATAATCATATTAATAATATTAATAACACTAATAATAATAGTATTAATAATAGTGATATTGATAATAACTTTAATAAAAATAATAACATTGATAATAATTATACTAATTCTTCGTTTACAAAAGACTGTCTAAATGAAAATGAAGATAAAAATTTAAATCATGGGCTTTTATTATCTAAAATAATGTATAAATTCCTTCAAGAACACTCAAATTTAAAAGAAGCAATTATTAAATCTATTAAAATTATTGATGGTGAATATAGTTTCGCTGTATTTGATGGTGAAAATTTAGGTATTGCTCGAGATAGTATAGGTATTAAACCATTATATTACCATATCAACAATAATTCATTTAATTCTTTTAGCTCTGAAAAAAAAGCATTATGGAAAATTGGTATTAAAGATTCAGAAATTAAATCATTAAAACCAGGTTATATTCTATATAATTGGGATTTAATCGCTCCAAAAAATAATCCATGGGATAATGATTATTATAATCTTTATAATGGCAATATATCAAAATTTAATATATCAAAAAATCAAAATAATGAATTAAAGTATCTTGATATTAATAAAATGAGTTATGATGAGATAAAATATTCTTTAATAAATCTACTCACTTACTCAACTTATAAAAGGGTCTTAAACACAGATAAAGTTGGATTAATATTTTCTGGAGGAGTTGATAGCACAATATTAGCTACTTTACTTAAAAATATTTCAGATGATATTTCTGTTAACCTATACACTGTTGGAGTTGAAAGCTCTGAAGATTTGAAATATGCTAAAAAAGTTGCTAAAAGTTTAGATTTTCCTATTAAAACAACCATTATTGATGAAACTCTTGTTAGAGAAAGTTTAAACCCTGTTTTAGATGCTATTGAAGAACCTAACCTTATGAAAATTGGAGTTGGAATGACTTTATATCTAGCTACAAAAATGGCTTCTAATGATGGAATATCAATTACTTTAGCAGGTCAAGGCGCAGATGAATTATTTGGTGGATATTACAAATATTTAACTACTTTTAAAGAAAAAGGTCCTGAATTCACTCAAAAAAGCATGATTCATGATATTGAGTATGGTTATGATGTTAACTTTGAAAGAGATGATAAGATAGCTACTTTTAATGGTGTTGATCTTAGAGTTCCTTATCTAGATGAAAAATTAGTTAACTTTGCTCTTAAAATCCCAATTAAATATAAAATTAATTCTGATGAAGATTTACTTAGAAAAAGAATTTTAAGAGATATAGCTATTGATATAGGTATCGATAAGGAAATAGCAGAACGTCCTAAAAAAGCAGCTCAATATGGTTCAGGAATTCATAAAATATTAATTAAAAAAGTTTTAAAAGATATTGATTTAAATAAAAAGATCGATGAAATTAGGAATAACTATTTAAAATAA
- a CDS encoding type II toxin-antitoxin system VapC family toxin: MIFIDASFIIGLMNKKDQWHDKALDLVDFCEKKEKFTSNLVITEILNSVGTYIGGKGGKLLYDNLKDNYTIYDENREIYDLAIYTFRHFNGNIGFADCVSIEIMKKHNINQIVSFDSDFDKIKGIKRIF; the protein is encoded by the coding sequence TTGATATTCATTGATGCTTCATTCATAATAGGTTTAATGAATAAAAAAGATCAATGGCATGATAAAGCTTTAGATTTGGTAGATTTTTGCGAAAAAAAAGAAAAATTCACTTCTAATTTAGTTATAACTGAAATTTTAAATAGTGTAGGAACATATATTGGAGGAAAAGGTGGAAAACTCCTTTATGATAACTTAAAAGATAATTATACTATATATGATGAAAATAGAGAAATATATGATTTAGCTATTTATACATTCAGACACTTCAATGGAAATATAGGATTTGCTGATTGTGTTAGTATAGAAATTATGAAAAAGCATAATATAAATCAGATAGTATCATTTGATTCTGATTTTGATAAGATAAAAGGAATTAAAAGAATTTTTTAA
- a CDS encoding AbrB/MazE/SpoVT family DNA-binding domain-containing protein: MVTTTKIYDKYQTVIPKEIRQKLDITKEDIVEWRLLENNDIRINIRKKSDFKDIIGMINTKKPTDAVELKKKAQKGEKIDIH; encoded by the coding sequence ATGGTAACCACAACAAAAATTTATGATAAATATCAAACTGTTATTCCTAAAGAGATAAGACAAAAATTAGATATCACTAAAGAGGATATTGTAGAATGGAGATTATTAGAAAATAATGACATTAGAATTAACATTAGAAAAAAATCAGATTTTAAAGATATCATTGGAATGATTAATACAAAAAAACCTACTGATGCTGTTGAATTAAAGAAAAAAGCACAAAAAGGTGAAAAAATTGATATTCATTGA